One window of the Triticum dicoccoides isolate Atlit2015 ecotype Zavitan chromosome 3B, WEW_v2.0, whole genome shotgun sequence genome contains the following:
- the LOC119274447 gene encoding patatin-like protein 2: MTRRAAAILMLMLSLPAAALLVAAVDVAVDTIRLPSDGGEGLATSEGVEEQSLPLPGQVVTPREENVGGVLDEEERPWACCNSTVCTKSMPPTCRCLDEVEECAAACKRCEPSGFNPALHVCNDQYHGDPGPTCAKEERPWTCCDRTVCTKSFPPTCRCLDEVEECAPACKRCEPFGINPNRHVCNDQYHGDPGPSRGASSSLGSPRSPPPSYGSIVTVLSIDGGGVRGIIPGTILAFLEEKLQELDGPEARISDYFDVIAGTSTGGLVTAMLSAPDDAGRPLFAAKDINKFYLDHCPSIFPQASKGPFGLMRSMMGPKYNGEYLHTVVKKLLGDTRVGDTLNNVVIPTFDIKLLQPTIFSTYNAMKDKSKNALLSDVCISTSAAQTYLPGHHFQTEGEDGTPRQFNLIDGGVAANNPTLLAMTDVSKQILMGNPDFFPIKPADYGKFMILSLGTGTAKIEEKFHAAECSKWGLLGWLYNRGAAPIIDSFSQASADLVDIHASVLFQALHCKKRYLRIQDDELKGETASVDVSTPENLNRLVDVGKALLKRQVCKVNAETGKNEPDQNRGTNEEELVIFARMLSKERKARLEKEGDVEF, from the exons ATGACGAGACGCGCTGCAGCCATCCTGATGTTGATGCTCTCGCTCCCGGCGGCGGccctcctcgtcgccgccgtcgacgTCGCTGTCGACACCATCCGCCTCCCCAGCGACGGCGGCGAAG GTCTCGCAACGAGCGAAGGAGTCGAGGAGCAGTCACTCCCACTCCCTGGCCAAGTTGTGACGCCGAGGGAGGAGAACGTCGGCGGCGTCCTCGATGAAGAGGAGAGGCCGTGGGCTTGCTGCAACAGCACCGTCTGCACCAAGTCCATGCCGCCGACCTGCCGGTGCCTGGACGAGGTGGAGGAGTGCGCCGCCGCGTGCAAGCGGTGCGAGCCGTCCGGATTCAACCCGGCCCTGCACGTCTGCAACGACCAGTACCACGGCGACCCAGGCCCGACGTGCGCCAAGGAGGAGAGGCCGTGGACGTGCTGCGACCGGACCGTCTGCACCAAGTCGTTCCCGCCGACGTGCCGCTGCCTCGACGAGGTGGAGGAGTGCGCCCCCGCGTGCAAGCGCTGCGAGCCGTTCGGGATCAACCCCAACCGCCACGTCTGCAACGACCAGTACCACGGCGATCCAGGGCCCAG ccgcggcgcgtcgtcgtcgctgGGGAGCCCCAGGTCGCCGCCGCCATCCTATGGGAGCATCGTCACTGTGCTGAGTATCGAcggcggtggtgtgcgcgggatcaTCCCCGGCACCATCCTTGCCTTCCTCGAGGAGAAGCTCCAGGAGCTCGACGGGCCCGAGGCGAGGATCTCGGACTACTTCGACGTGATCGCCGGGACAAGCACGGGAGGGCTGGTGACCGCCATGCTCAGCGCGCCCGATGACGCAGGCCGCCCGCTCTTCGCCGCCAAGGACATCAACAAGTTCTACCTCGACCACTGCCCGAGTATCTTCCCTCAAGCCAG CAAAGGGCCATTCGGCTTGATGAGGAGCATGATGGGACCAAAGTACAACGGCGAGTACCTCCACACGGTCGTCAAGAAGCTCCTTGGTGACACGCGGGTCGGCGATACGCTGAATAACGTCGTCATTCCAACCTTCGACATCAAACTACTGCAGCCCACAATCTTCTCGACTTACAAC GCCATGAAGGATAAATCGAAGAACGCTCTTCTATCCGACGTCTGCATCAGCACGTCCGCTGCGCAGACCTACCTCCCCGGCCACCACTTTCAGACAGAGGGCGAGGACGGCACGCCCCGGCAGTTcaacctcatcgacggtggcgtcgctGCAAACAATCCG ACCTTGCTAGCAATGACGGACGTAAGCAAGCAGATCCTGATGGGAAACCCCGACTTCTTCCCCATCAAGCCCGCGGACTATGGCAAGTTCATGATCCTTTCGCTGGGCACCGGTACCGCCAAAATCGAAGAGAAGTTTCATGCTGCCGAGTGCAGCAAGTGGGGCCTCCTTGGGTGGCTCTACAACAGGGGCGCGGCGCCCATCATCGACAGCTTCAGCCAGGCAAGTGCCGACCTTGTCGACATCCACGCCTCTGTGCTATTTCAGGCGCTTCACTGCAAGAAACGCTACCTCCGGATCCAGGATGACGAGCTCAAGGGCGAGACGGCCTCCGTCGACGTGTCCACGCCAGAGAACCTCAACCGGCTTGTCGATGTTGGCAAGGCCCTGCTCAAGAGGCAGGTGTGCAAGGTGAATGCTGAGACGGGCAAGAACGAGCCCGACCAAAATAGGGGCACGAACGAGGAGGAGCTGGTCATATTTGCACGCATGTTGTCGAAAGAGCGCAAAGCCAGGCTTGAGAAGGAGGGCGATGTTGAATTCTAG